The Verrucomicrobiia bacterium genome includes a window with the following:
- a CDS encoding hemolysin family protein: MTQVAFEILIVFLLLAANGIFAMAEIAVVSSRKGKLRQLADAGSNRAKAALALAESPNRFLSTVQIGITLVGIIAGAFGGAKLSAKLTPLLEPMLGTYAQTAAFGIVVTAITYFSLVLGELLPKRIGLGNPEGIAMTMAGFMNFLSKCTSPIVNFLTFSTDSLLRLAGVKTKDENAVSEEEVKILMQEGMRAGAFHHVESQMVSSVLELDLLKVRDLMTPRPKIIWLSADEPHETAWHKIVVSGHTYFPVYRGNRDNVVGIVSIKAIYANLAAGVGVKIKDVMVKPLVVPETQISLQLLETFKSSGKHIAIVTNEFGSITGIVSLNDIMEAIVGEVATQEERSKPEVRQRDDGTWLIDAMVDLEKVERALPGFRFDKENNRDYQTLAGFVMQRFNRVPKEGEIFEAQGYVFEVLDMDRHRVDKIMVMKAKGDGALKG, encoded by the coding sequence GTGACTCAAGTGGCCTTTGAAATCTTAATCGTGTTCCTGCTGCTGGCGGCGAACGGTATTTTCGCCATGGCGGAGATCGCCGTCGTGTCTTCGCGGAAAGGCAAGTTGCGCCAGCTCGCGGATGCAGGAAGCAACCGCGCCAAAGCCGCGCTGGCCTTGGCCGAATCGCCGAACCGCTTCCTCTCCACAGTACAGATCGGCATCACCTTGGTAGGTATCATCGCCGGCGCGTTCGGCGGTGCCAAGCTGTCTGCTAAGTTAACTCCTTTGCTGGAACCAATGCTGGGAACTTATGCCCAGACAGCCGCCTTCGGCATCGTCGTCACCGCCATCACTTATTTCTCGCTGGTCTTGGGTGAATTGCTGCCGAAACGCATTGGGTTGGGCAATCCGGAAGGCATCGCCATGACGATGGCGGGCTTCATGAACTTTCTCTCCAAATGCACCAGCCCGATTGTCAATTTTCTCACTTTCTCGACGGATTCTTTACTACGTCTGGCAGGCGTAAAAACCAAAGATGAGAACGCCGTTTCCGAGGAAGAGGTCAAAATCCTCATGCAGGAAGGCATGCGGGCCGGTGCCTTTCATCATGTGGAGAGCCAGATGGTGAGCAGCGTGCTGGAGCTTGACCTGCTTAAAGTCCGCGATCTGATGACACCGCGGCCCAAGATCATCTGGCTCAGCGCGGATGAACCGCATGAGACGGCCTGGCACAAGATCGTGGTCAGCGGCCACACGTACTTCCCCGTTTACCGGGGTAATCGTGACAATGTAGTGGGTATCGTCTCCATCAAGGCCATCTACGCCAACCTCGCCGCCGGTGTGGGCGTAAAGATCAAAGACGTGATGGTGAAGCCCTTGGTGGTGCCCGAGACGCAGATCAGCCTGCAATTGTTGGAGACGTTCAAATCCAGCGGTAAACACATCGCGATCGTGACGAATGAATTCGGCTCCATCACGGGTATTGTGTCACTAAACGACATCATGGAAGCCATCGTGGGTGAGGTGGCCACGCAGGAGGAACGCTCCAAGCCCGAAGTGCGCCAGCGCGATGACGGCACATGGCTGATTGATGCCATGGTGGACCTTGAAAAGGTGGAACGCGCCCTGCCCGGCTTCCGTTTCGATAAGGAAAACAACCGGGACTACCAGACGCTAGCCGGATTCGTGATGCAACGCTTCAATCGGGTGCCGAAAGAAGGCGAGATTTTTGAAGCGCAGGGCTATGTTTTTGAGGTGTTGGACATGGACCGGCACCGGGTGGACAAGATCATGGTGATGAAGGCGAAGGGGGATGGAGCGCTAAAGGGGTGA
- the prmC gene encoding peptide chain release factor N(5)-glutamine methyltransferase codes for MTVLEVIQRSAEFLQRKQVESPRLQAELLLAHVLKMARLKLYLNFERALKPEEEAAMRELVQRRGKREPLQHLVGSVNFCGYELAVSRDVLIPRPETETLAELAWTYINGLPEGDLRALDLGTGSGCLPITIALKSPRVAFDTVDISAAASALARKNAEKHQLNGRVKFLEGDLFAPLSQGQRYHLIISNPPYIEAAEIETLEPEVKDFDPRVALDGGADGLEFYHRLAKEGSVWLVAGGRLMAEFGEGQGPAIQKIFEDHGWAVHGLEKDLSGRERFVIASVRGA; via the coding sequence GTGACCGTTCTGGAAGTGATACAACGCAGTGCCGAGTTTTTGCAGCGCAAGCAGGTGGAATCGCCGCGCTTGCAGGCGGAACTCCTGCTGGCGCATGTGTTGAAGATGGCGCGGCTCAAGCTCTACCTGAACTTCGAGCGTGCTTTGAAGCCAGAGGAAGAAGCGGCCATGCGCGAACTGGTTCAGCGTCGGGGCAAGCGGGAGCCGTTGCAGCATCTGGTGGGGAGCGTGAATTTTTGCGGTTATGAGCTGGCGGTGAGCCGGGATGTGCTCATTCCACGACCGGAGACGGAAACGCTGGCGGAGTTGGCGTGGACGTATATCAATGGTTTGCCGGAAGGAGATCTGCGGGCCTTGGACCTCGGCACAGGTTCAGGCTGTTTGCCTATCACCATCGCCCTGAAATCACCGCGTGTTGCGTTTGATACGGTGGATATTTCCGCCGCCGCTTCTGCGCTTGCGCGGAAGAACGCGGAGAAACATCAGTTGAACGGGCGGGTGAAGTTCTTGGAAGGCGACTTATTCGCGCCCTTGAGCCAAGGGCAGAGATATCACCTCATCATCAGTAATCCGCCCTACATCGAAGCAGCGGAGATTGAGACGCTGGAGCCGGAGGTGAAGGATTTTGATCCGCGTGTCGCCTTGGATGGCGGGGCAGATGGCTTGGAATTTTATCATCGGTTGGCGAAAGAAGGTTCAGTGTGGCTGGTGGCGGGTGGAAGGTTGATGGCGGAGTTTGGCGAAGGGCAGGGACCGGCCATTCAAAAGATTTTTGAGGATCATGGTTGGGCGGTTCACGGTTTGGAAAAAGATTTAAGCGGTCGTGAACGCTTCGTGATTGCCAGCGTGCGAGGCGCGTGA
- the murA gene encoding UDP-N-acetylglucosamine 1-carboxyvinyltransferase, producing the protein MDSLLIKGGIPLHGDVQISGAKNAVLPLMAATLLTSEPCVITRVPDLSDVKFMGQILTSLGAKVEIEGDVVKIHAHKIKGTGDYDLIRKMRGSICILGPLLARLKKATVSLPGGCVIGARPVDLHLKGLEALSAKITVEHGYVIAKAPKLIGREMFLGGRSGPTVLGTANIMMAATLAEGVTIIDSAACEPEVVDLANFLNAMGAKITGAGSPTITITGVKELHGAEHEVIPDRIEAATYAIAAAATNGEVTLHGARADHMHAILDKLREAGVKVERSGPRITIKRGGKLKPVDVVTQPYAGFPTDAQAQMMVLMALTPGISIITERIFEARFMHVSELLRLGADIAIEGPSAIVKGGKPLSGAEVMASDLRASAALVIGGMAAKGSTQVNRIYHLDRGYEKIDEKLKKLGARVSRVKE; encoded by the coding sequence ATGGACAGTCTTTTGATCAAAGGCGGCATTCCGCTGCACGGCGATGTGCAGATCAGCGGAGCCAAGAACGCGGTGCTTCCCCTCATGGCCGCGACGCTCCTCACCTCTGAACCTTGCGTCATCACGCGCGTGCCGGACTTGAGCGACGTGAAGTTCATGGGGCAGATCCTCACCTCGCTCGGCGCGAAGGTGGAGATCGAGGGCGATGTGGTGAAGATTCACGCGCACAAGATCAAAGGGACGGGTGATTACGATCTGATCCGTAAGATGCGCGGTTCCATCTGCATTTTGGGGCCACTCTTGGCGCGGTTGAAGAAGGCTACGGTGTCGCTGCCCGGCGGTTGCGTCATCGGTGCGCGTCCTGTGGACTTGCACTTGAAGGGCTTGGAAGCCTTGAGCGCGAAGATCACGGTGGAGCATGGCTATGTGATTGCGAAGGCGCCGAAGTTGATCGGTCGCGAGATGTTCTTGGGTGGTCGTTCAGGCCCAACGGTGCTCGGCACGGCGAACATCATGATGGCCGCAACGTTGGCGGAAGGCGTCACCATTATTGATAGCGCGGCGTGCGAGCCGGAAGTCGTCGATCTGGCGAACTTCCTGAACGCCATGGGCGCGAAGATCACGGGTGCGGGCAGTCCCACCATCACCATCACGGGTGTCAAAGAATTGCATGGTGCGGAGCACGAGGTCATTCCGGACCGTATCGAAGCGGCCACTTACGCCATCGCCGCTGCGGCAACGAATGGTGAAGTGACGCTGCATGGTGCCCGAGCGGATCACATGCACGCCATCTTGGACAAACTTCGCGAAGCCGGTGTGAAGGTGGAACGCAGTGGCCCACGCATCACCATCAAGCGCGGTGGTAAGCTCAAGCCCGTGGATGTCGTCACGCAGCCTTATGCCGGTTTCCCCACGGATGCGCAGGCGCAGATGATGGTGCTCATGGCGCTGACGCCAGGTATCAGCATCATCACGGAACGCATTTTCGAGGCGCGCTTCATGCACGTCAGCGAATTGCTCCGTCTCGGTGCGGATATCGCCATCGAAGGACCGAGCGCCATCGTGAAGGGTGGCAAGCCCCTCAGCGGTGCGGAAGTCATGGCGAGCGATTTGCGCGCCTCGGCAGCCTTGGTCATCGGCGGCATGGCGGCGAAAGGTTCCACCCAAGTGAACCGCATCTACCATCTGGACCGTGGCTACGAGAAGATCGATGAGAAGCTGAAGAAGCTGGGAGCACGGGTGTCGCGGGTTAAAGAATAA